A genomic window from Anthocerotibacter panamensis C109 includes:
- a CDS encoding type II toxin-antitoxin system Phd/YefM family antitoxin, whose protein sequence is MDAITYSAARANLASTMDKVCEDHEPLIITRNGRQSVVMLSLEDYNALEETVYLLRSPENAKRLLSAVEDLARGRGKEQKLVK, encoded by the coding sequence ATGGACGCCATCACCTATTCGGCTGCCCGCGCCAACCTAGCAAGCACAATGGACAAGGTTTGCGAAGACCATGAGCCATTGATCATCACGCGCAACGGACGACAGTCCGTCGTCATGCTGTCGCTCGAAGATTACAACGCTCTTGAAGAAACTGTGTACCTGCTCCGCAGCCCGGAAAACGCAAAGCGCCTTCTCTCCGCCGTGGAAGACCTAGCACGCGGTCGCGGTAAAGAACAGAAGCTGGTGAAGTGA
- a CDS encoding Txe/YoeB family addiction module toxin: protein MKLIFAEQSWEDYLHWQQLDKRIVKRINELIEATMRDPFVGIGKPEPLKHALAGYWSRRITEEHRMVYKAERDALLIAQLRYHY from the coding sequence GTGAAGTTGATCTTCGCCGAACAGTCTTGGGAAGACTACCTGCACTGGCAACAACTCGACAAGCGCATAGTGAAGCGCATCAATGAATTGATTGAAGCAACCATGCGCGATCCATTTGTGGGGATTGGAAAACCTGAACCCTTGAAACACGCGCTGGCTGGGTATTGGTCCCGTCGGATTACCGAAGAGCACCGGATGGTCTATAAAGCCGAGCGGGACGCTCTGCTCATTGCTCAACTTCGGTATCACTACTGA
- the sat gene encoding sulfate adenylyltransferase: MQQTIAPHGGILINRVASPEQSANFFSQKVHLKTISLSQRALSDLEMIAIGGFSPLTGFMDEADYDSVVETMHLASGPVWSIPITLPVSTALADTLELGETLALLTPHGAWVGVLELTGKFTYDKTREAAKVYRTTDEKHPGVKVIYDQGEVNLAGPVWLFERKPHPEFPSYQVDPAASRAAFVAKGWKTVVGFQTRNPIHRAHEYIQKCALETVDGLFLHPLVGATKEDDIPADVRMRCYEVLLERYYPQNRVILAILPAAMRYAGPREAIFHSLIRKNYGCTHFIVGRDHAGVGDYYGTYDAQYIFDEFSPEELGIRPMMFEHAFYCKLTQGMATPKTSPSAKEDRIHLSGTKVREMLRRGETPPPEFSRPEVAKILIEAMQPKG; this comes from the coding sequence ATGCAGCAGACCATTGCCCCCCACGGCGGGATTTTGATAAACCGTGTGGCAAGTCCAGAACAGTCCGCAAACTTCTTCAGTCAAAAAGTCCACCTCAAAACCATCTCCCTCAGCCAGCGTGCCCTCAGTGATCTGGAGATGATCGCGATTGGTGGCTTCTCGCCTCTGACAGGGTTCATGGACGAGGCGGACTACGACAGCGTCGTTGAGACGATGCACTTAGCGAGTGGTCCAGTTTGGTCGATCCCCATCACTCTTCCCGTCAGTACGGCCCTTGCGGATACGCTGGAACTTGGCGAAACCCTAGCCCTCCTGACGCCGCATGGAGCGTGGGTCGGTGTATTGGAGTTGACGGGGAAATTTACCTACGACAAGACCCGCGAAGCAGCCAAAGTCTACCGCACCACCGATGAGAAGCACCCCGGTGTCAAAGTCATCTATGACCAGGGGGAGGTCAATCTAGCTGGCCCTGTCTGGCTCTTCGAGCGCAAGCCCCACCCCGAATTTCCTAGCTATCAGGTGGACCCTGCTGCGTCGCGCGCCGCTTTTGTCGCTAAAGGCTGGAAGACAGTGGTTGGTTTCCAGACGCGTAACCCCATTCACCGCGCCCACGAGTACATCCAAAAGTGTGCCTTAGAGACCGTAGATGGTCTATTTCTACATCCGCTAGTGGGTGCGACAAAAGAAGACGATATCCCGGCAGATGTGCGGATGCGCTGCTACGAAGTTTTGCTGGAGCGCTACTACCCCCAGAATCGGGTCATCCTCGCTATCCTGCCCGCCGCCATGCGTTATGCGGGTCCCCGCGAAGCTATCTTCCATAGCCTGATCCGCAAAAATTATGGCTGCACCCACTTCATTGTAGGCCGTGACCATGCCGGGGTCGGCGACTACTACGGTACCTACGATGCCCAGTACATCTTCGATGAGTTTAGCCCGGAGGAGTTGGGTATCCGCCCGATGATGTTCGAGCACGCCTTCTACTGCAAGCTTACCCAAGGCATGGCGACCCCCAAAACCAGTCCTTCCGCCAAAGAAGACCGGATTCACCTGTCAGGAACCAAAGTCCGGGAGATGCTCCGGCGCGGAGAAACGCCCCCCCCAGAGTTTAGTCGCCCCGAAGTCGCCAAGATCCTGATCGAAGCGATGCAGCCTAAGGGATAG
- the frr gene encoding ribosome recycling factor: MDVKSVEENMKKAVEATRNNFNSIRTGRASATLLDRITVEYYGSPMALKSLANVSTPDASTLLIQPFERSSAKSIEKAISESDLGLTPNTEGGSIRLNIPPLTQERRKTLVKTVQGLAEEGRVAVRNHRREAIDTMRRKEKDKTVSEDQSRDFQTAVQKLTDKYIGEVDKLYAAKEKEILTV, encoded by the coding sequence ATGGACGTTAAATCAGTCGAAGAGAACATGAAAAAAGCGGTTGAAGCGACCCGCAATAACTTCAACAGCATCCGCACCGGGCGGGCCTCGGCGACGCTGCTAGACCGTATTACCGTGGAATACTACGGCTCCCCGATGGCCCTCAAGTCTCTTGCTAATGTCTCTACTCCCGACGCCTCCACACTGCTGATTCAGCCCTTTGAGCGCTCGTCGGCTAAGAGCATCGAAAAAGCCATCTCTGAATCTGATCTGGGTTTGACCCCCAACACCGAAGGCGGGAGCATCCGTCTCAATATCCCCCCCTTGACCCAAGAGCGGCGCAAGACCTTGGTCAAGACGGTGCAGGGCTTGGCTGAAGAGGGCCGCGTCGCCGTCCGCAATCACCGCCGTGAGGCCATTGACACCATGCGCCGTAAAGAGAAAGACAAGACCGTCTCCGAAGACCAGTCGCGCGACTTCCAAACCGCTGTCCAAAAGCTGACGGACAAATACATCGGGGAGGTCGATAAGCTTTACGCGGCTAAAGAAAAAGAGATCCTCACCGTTTGA
- a CDS encoding DUF2795 domain-containing protein has protein sequence MMPKVNPVQIQKFLKGMDYPASKDELVSHAREHGADKEVCAILERLSQEEFTTPAEVSKAVGEVS, from the coding sequence ATGATGCCCAAGGTGAACCCCGTGCAGATCCAGAAGTTTCTGAAAGGAATGGACTACCCTGCTTCCAAGGATGAACTTGTTTCCCACGCTCGGGAGCATGGAGCCGACAAGGAAGTGTGCGCCATTCTGGAACGGCTGTCTCAAGAAGAATTTACGACCCCGGCAGAAGTTAGTAAGGCGGTAGGAGAGGTCAGTTAA
- a CDS encoding pirin family protein yields the protein MITLRPADKRGHADHGWLDSHHTFSFANYYDPEHMGFRALRVLNEDRVKPGHGFDTHSHRDMEIITYVLEGVLAHKDSMGNQAVIYPGEVQRMSAGTGVTHSEYNHSSTEPVHFLQIWILPQTLGIPPSYQQRAFAPTEGAHRQVVARQGDVVTVHQDMALSIAHLATGQETRYPLASNRHAWVQIARGSVLLNGQPLQTGDGAAISQEALLIVQAQTNAEVLLFDLA from the coding sequence ATGATTACGTTACGCCCTGCCGATAAGCGCGGTCATGCCGATCATGGCTGGCTCGACAGCCATCACACCTTCTCGTTTGCCAACTACTACGACCCTGAGCACATGGGATTTCGTGCGCTCAGGGTCCTCAATGAGGACCGCGTCAAGCCCGGTCACGGCTTTGACACCCATAGTCACCGCGACATGGAGATTATCACCTATGTTTTGGAAGGGGTTCTAGCGCACAAGGACAGCATGGGCAACCAAGCCGTCATTTATCCCGGAGAGGTCCAGCGCATGAGCGCGGGCACAGGCGTCACCCACAGCGAATATAATCACTCCTCAACCGAACCGGTTCATTTCCTCCAGATCTGGATCTTGCCGCAAACACTCGGGATTCCCCCCAGCTATCAACAGCGGGCTTTTGCTCCCACAGAGGGCGCTCACCGTCAAGTCGTCGCAAGGCAGGGGGATGTGGTGACCGTACATCAGGACATGGCGCTCTCTATTGCCCATCTCGCCACCGGACAAGAGACCCGCTATCCTCTTGCCTCCAACCGCCATGCCTGGGTCCAGATTGCTCGGGGATCGGTCCTGCTCAATGGTCAACCCCTCCAGACCGGCGATGGGGCTGCCATCAGCCAGGAAGCACTCCTCATAGTTCAGGCGCAGACAAACGCCGAGGTCTTGCTCTTTGACCTCGCCTGA
- a CDS encoding DUF1995 family protein, translating into MQMLPLTFPAVARQARDSLVQALADGHKRLAIDIQTFRKTGPAVFQPLLESLPSPSVAIFGTGNSGLGKIEWGEGPWVLLDSGEALPYLSRLRFEAMILMDASSIENEPMQKFWQAADLRPLVMVSCWPEAPGVIGLGRGREKERTLLRKQMTVAYYLQAFRFQPLVIRRAYPGPWQLWLTDSNQLQLLAEQEEPFTPKTLQTLTRKQPSVSLEERFQAFWNGPRYFRAWE; encoded by the coding sequence ATGCAGATGCTACCCCTGACCTTTCCCGCTGTTGCCCGTCAAGCCCGCGACAGCCTTGTACAGGCCCTCGCCGATGGGCACAAGCGCTTGGCTATTGACATCCAGACCTTCCGCAAGACAGGACCGGCGGTTTTTCAGCCCCTCTTGGAATCCCTGCCCAGCCCTTCGGTAGCGATTTTTGGCACCGGAAATTCGGGGCTAGGCAAGATTGAATGGGGGGAAGGACCCTGGGTTTTGCTCGATAGCGGCGAAGCACTGCCCTACCTCAGCCGCTTGCGCTTCGAAGCCATGATCCTGATGGATGCCAGCTCCATTGAGAATGAACCCATGCAGAAGTTCTGGCAGGCAGCGGACCTCAGACCCCTGGTGATGGTGAGTTGTTGGCCCGAAGCCCCCGGAGTCATCGGTCTGGGACGGGGACGGGAAAAAGAGCGCACTCTATTACGTAAGCAGATGACTGTGGCCTATTATTTACAAGCCTTCCGCTTCCAGCCGCTCGTTATCCGTAGAGCCTACCCCGGTCCCTGGCAGTTGTGGCTCACCGACTCTAATCAACTCCAGCTTCTTGCCGAGCAAGAGGAGCCTTTCACCCCCAAGACGCTACAGACCCTGACCCGCAAGCAGCCCTCTGTCTCTTTGGAGGAGCGCTTCCAGGCTTTCTGGAACGGCCCGCGCTACTTCCGGGCATGGGAATAA
- a CDS encoding M14 family zinc carboxypeptidase, with translation MRVVLLALLLAVSLVPVQAQTKFDFYSRGPYRPEVPRPATVTGYEPGMFQTPHGQIVRVVEKIAAAAPDRVRLIENGETWEHRKLYLAVVSAPENIARLDEIRANVSKLADPRQTTPQQAEQLARTTPLVVWFNFGIHGNESASYEAVQQVLYQLAASDEPATLDILKNVVVVINTMHNPDGHERFAVWENSVAVGDPEPGSLEHREPYQTYGRVNHYRFDMNRDMLAQSQPENHALARGVRMWHPQVFIDFHGQVSNYFFPPAAEPINKNLPLERSRYWYETFGRGNGTAFDRYGWNYYVRHIFDIFYAGYMDSWSSLNGATGMTYETDSGGPTSLSLKLDDDTLLPFRQGIAKHFTAALATLTTAATHRTARLKDYYLFFKTGMDESKTEAMKRIVLLPGKDPGRAAQLVRNLIREGIEVSVTRKSFSSGQAHDYLGSPATSRDFPAGTYLIELNQPQKRLAKAHLEPRSELDQEFVRRELERRTRNEKRGENAAKENYEFYDITAWSLPLALGVEAYWTEDTPVVNAARVLAQDPVYPIGGARVPGSDLSAQDRQPLPGLQGGVEGAQASSAYLIPYGSDSSRRLVVQLLKEGYKIAVATHQLSAGGRNWPIGTLFARVSRNPESLHTRIAALATDLKARVVAVNSSYPEQGDTGIGSEYVTSLKPPRIAVLWDEATSPTGYGALWYTLERDWGLEFTPFSAQGIKNVNLAPYTVLVIPQGSAGGYQRALGKEGMEKLKTWVKNGGVLVGIGGGASLFTQKEVDLTSARLVGEIEEPGDKDAKKTVAPLPVPGASFQANLDRDHYLSYGYSADHLVVLLEGDSFLRPSKKGVNVVTFADHGPLTVAGFVWPNNTETLLKGTSYLIDEPTGAGHVILFAEDPNYRYLWRTGSGLLLNALLLAPSF, from the coding sequence ATGCGTGTAGTACTCCTTGCCTTGCTGTTGGCGGTCTCCCTCGTCCCGGTGCAGGCTCAGACTAAGTTTGACTTTTATAGCCGCGGTCCCTATCGCCCGGAAGTTCCCCGCCCCGCCACGGTCACCGGCTACGAACCGGGCATGTTTCAGACCCCCCATGGTCAGATCGTGCGCGTGGTCGAAAAGATCGCCGCTGCTGCCCCTGACCGGGTACGCCTGATCGAGAACGGGGAGACCTGGGAGCACCGCAAACTCTACCTCGCCGTGGTCAGCGCCCCTGAGAACATCGCCCGACTAGACGAGATCCGCGCCAATGTCAGCAAACTCGCCGACCCCCGTCAGACCACGCCCCAACAGGCGGAACAACTCGCCCGCACTACGCCCTTGGTCGTCTGGTTCAATTTCGGTATCCACGGCAATGAATCCGCGAGCTACGAGGCCGTTCAGCAGGTGCTCTATCAACTCGCTGCCTCCGATGAGCCTGCGACTCTAGACATCCTCAAGAATGTGGTCGTGGTCATCAACACTATGCACAATCCCGATGGTCATGAGCGCTTTGCAGTCTGGGAAAACTCGGTCGCCGTCGGCGATCCCGAACCCGGCAGTCTGGAACACCGCGAGCCCTACCAGACTTATGGCCGCGTCAACCACTACCGCTTCGATATGAACCGGGACATGCTGGCGCAGTCGCAGCCGGAGAACCATGCGCTGGCGCGGGGGGTCCGCATGTGGCATCCGCAGGTCTTTATAGACTTTCATGGGCAGGTCTCGAACTATTTCTTCCCGCCTGCTGCCGAACCCATCAATAAAAATTTGCCCCTCGAACGCTCCCGCTACTGGTATGAGACTTTCGGGCGCGGCAATGGTACCGCCTTCGACCGCTACGGCTGGAACTACTACGTGCGGCACATCTTCGATATCTTTTACGCAGGTTACATGGACTCCTGGTCCTCCCTCAATGGAGCCACGGGCATGACCTACGAGACCGACAGCGGCGGGCCGACCTCCCTGAGCCTCAAACTCGACGACGATACACTCCTACCTTTCCGTCAGGGCATCGCCAAACACTTCACCGCCGCGCTTGCGACCCTGACGACCGCTGCGACCCACCGCACCGCCCGCCTCAAGGACTACTATCTCTTCTTCAAAACTGGGATGGACGAGAGCAAGACCGAAGCGATGAAGCGCATCGTACTTCTCCCTGGAAAAGACCCCGGACGAGCAGCCCAACTGGTACGCAATCTAATCCGCGAAGGCATCGAGGTCAGCGTCACCCGCAAGAGCTTCAGCTCCGGTCAGGCGCATGATTATCTGGGCTCCCCGGCGACTTCGCGCGACTTTCCGGCAGGAACCTACCTCATCGAATTAAATCAGCCCCAGAAACGCCTCGCCAAAGCCCACCTAGAGCCGCGCTCAGAACTGGACCAGGAGTTTGTGCGCCGTGAACTGGAGCGCCGTACCCGTAACGAAAAACGCGGGGAGAACGCCGCCAAAGAAAACTATGAATTCTATGACATCACAGCTTGGTCCCTGCCTTTAGCCCTCGGGGTCGAAGCTTACTGGACCGAAGATACTCCCGTGGTGAATGCTGCTCGGGTGTTGGCCCAAGACCCGGTCTATCCCATCGGTGGAGCGCGGGTGCCGGGGAGCGACCTGAGCGCACAGGACCGCCAACCCCTGCCGGGACTCCAAGGGGGCGTCGAGGGCGCTCAGGCGAGTTCAGCCTATCTGATTCCCTATGGCAGCGATAGTTCGCGCAGACTGGTAGTCCAACTGCTCAAGGAAGGCTACAAAATCGCCGTCGCCACCCACCAACTCAGCGCCGGGGGACGCAACTGGCCCATCGGGACACTCTTTGCGCGGGTGAGCCGCAACCCAGAGAGCCTCCACACCCGCATCGCAGCTCTGGCTACAGACCTCAAAGCCCGTGTCGTAGCGGTCAACTCTTCCTACCCTGAGCAAGGAGATACCGGCATAGGCTCGGAATATGTGACCAGCCTCAAGCCCCCCCGTATTGCCGTACTCTGGGATGAAGCCACCAGTCCCACGGGCTACGGGGCGCTGTGGTATACCTTAGAACGGGATTGGGGCCTAGAATTCACCCCCTTTAGCGCCCAGGGAATCAAAAATGTGAACCTTGCTCCCTACACAGTCCTGGTCATCCCTCAGGGCAGTGCCGGAGGTTATCAGCGGGCGCTGGGCAAAGAGGGTATGGAGAAACTCAAGACCTGGGTCAAAAATGGCGGGGTACTCGTGGGTATCGGCGGCGGTGCCAGCCTCTTTACCCAAAAAGAAGTAGACCTGACTTCAGCCCGACTCGTCGGCGAAATAGAGGAGCCGGGGGACAAAGACGCCAAAAAAACCGTCGCCCCGCTACCGGTACCGGGCGCTTCCTTTCAGGCCAATCTGGACCGAGACCACTACCTCAGCTACGGCTATAGCGCAGACCATCTGGTGGTGCTTTTAGAGGGAGACAGCTTTTTGCGCCCCTCTAAAAAAGGAGTGAACGTGGTCACCTTTGCAGACCATGGCCCCTTGACCGTCGCAGGCTTCGTCTGGCCCAATAACACCGAAACCCTGCTCAAGGGCACTTCCTACCTCATTGATGAACCCACCGGGGCCGGCCATGTGATCCTTTTCGCGGAAGACCCCAACTACCGCTACTTGTGGCGGACTGGCTCAGGGCTCCTACTAAACGCCTTACTGCTCGCCCCATCGTTCTAA
- a CDS encoding tetratricopeptide repeat protein has translation MAVSGLSPGRIKWGRLVSWGLLLLWAGGIVLGQWPRADLSGRSQETLTAPPVLPRPEVARYLTFGFGELWADWYWLRFVQYFGDLPARHLTGYNYSADYLELVTTLDPQFVGAYTAAAFAIAEAQADPDRALVLMRRGLAYNRGKNLPYLWNLYQRYAGTLFLFKKDYRTAARYFEEAVRQPGAPPVLRSFAAAFYRASNDWERAIPLWADSYLTSPYPDLKTRARRQLERMGVWLDAWGPRPQNLQPAADLLQDLHLACPAQPIPEQRFGSMRATYIPLALLRARCRPT, from the coding sequence ATGGCAGTCAGCGGTCTTTCACCGGGACGAATCAAATGGGGAAGGCTGGTCAGTTGGGGGTTACTGCTCCTATGGGCAGGGGGGATTGTCCTCGGGCAATGGCCTCGGGCGGATTTGAGTGGGCGCTCTCAGGAGACCTTGACGGCCCCTCCGGTCCTACCCCGCCCTGAAGTTGCCCGCTATCTCACATTTGGGTTCGGGGAACTCTGGGCTGACTGGTATTGGCTCCGGTTTGTCCAATACTTTGGAGACCTCCCGGCCCGCCATCTGACCGGCTATAACTACTCCGCCGACTATCTAGAATTGGTGACCACCCTCGATCCGCAGTTTGTGGGAGCGTATACAGCAGCAGCCTTTGCTATCGCCGAAGCGCAGGCCGACCCGGATCGCGCCCTCGTCCTGATGCGCCGGGGCCTCGCTTATAACCGGGGCAAGAACCTGCCCTACCTGTGGAATCTCTATCAGCGCTACGCCGGGACCCTATTTCTCTTCAAGAAAGACTACCGCACCGCCGCACGCTACTTTGAAGAGGCGGTCCGCCAACCTGGGGCTCCGCCCGTGCTGAGATCTTTTGCGGCAGCTTTTTATAGGGCGAGCAACGACTGGGAGCGGGCCATCCCCCTCTGGGCCGACAGTTATCTGACTAGCCCCTATCCCGACCTGAAGACCCGCGCGCGCCGCCAATTGGAGCGCATGGGCGTCTGGCTCGATGCCTGGGGGCCGAGGCCCCAAAACCTTCAGCCGGCCGCTGATCTGCTTCAGGACCTCCATCTCGCCTGTCCGGCGCAGCCCATACCCGAGCAACGCTTCGGCTCGATGCGGGCTACCTATATTCCTCTAGCTCTATTGCGCGCTAGGTGTCGCCCGACTTAG
- a CDS encoding sigma-70 family RNA polymerase sigma factor: MTLKPEQPNNAKPSAGQRPGVHVHLLQDPERSLASLYDQHGPSVYRFALKLLANPQEAEDLTQEVFLSFWQGKTYNPQRGSPERFLMLLTHSRAIDRLRRRRIHTEAIQRLRGQGPLTIASGEEPEREERRLALQQAMKQLSSLQHQCVHLFYFRGLTQAEIAQQLNTPIGTVKTRCREALIKLKKLLNDS; encoded by the coding sequence ATGACCTTGAAGCCGGAACAGCCAAACAATGCTAAACCGAGTGCTGGTCAGCGACCTGGGGTACACGTTCACCTGTTACAAGACCCCGAACGTTCCTTGGCATCTCTGTACGACCAGCATGGTCCGTCGGTCTATCGGTTTGCCCTCAAGCTACTGGCAAATCCCCAGGAAGCCGAGGACCTCACTCAGGAAGTGTTTCTGTCTTTCTGGCAAGGGAAAACCTACAATCCCCAGCGCGGTTCCCCGGAACGGTTTTTGATGCTGTTGACCCATTCACGGGCCATCGACCGGCTACGCCGCCGCCGCATCCACACCGAGGCCATCCAGCGTTTGCGTGGACAGGGACCCTTGACTATAGCGAGCGGGGAAGAGCCGGAGCGCGAAGAGCGCAGGCTGGCGCTCCAGCAGGCGATGAAGCAACTATCCTCACTCCAGCATCAGTGCGTCCATCTGTTTTACTTTCGGGGATTGACCCAGGCAGAGATCGCGCAACAGCTCAACACCCCCATTGGGACTGTCAAAACCCGCTGCCGTGAAGCCCTGATCAAACTCAAAAAACTTCTGAACGATTCGTGA
- a CDS encoding anti-sigma factor yields the protein MDVQPPTPEEERIADYLLGQMSPQERTAFEQWLLHHPQWQPVFEQYRAVLVQLPEVFSEEIQPPARLRQQLLQASVRQAPLSGKFWLWGSTAAAAVLILFLGVNNYRLQHKLTALEFQLAQSRKEMALLRQSDLQQIQLVATSTKVPASGFVLLSSSSTQVLLQVEHLPAAPSGKVYRLWAIVNGKRENCGQFTPERNGHVFMLLPADANLHKATLEVTLESEYAPEAVGAAILSSHT from the coding sequence ATGGACGTACAACCGCCCACCCCAGAAGAAGAACGCATCGCCGACTATCTGCTCGGACAGATGAGTCCTCAGGAGCGTACCGCCTTCGAACAATGGCTTCTTCACCATCCACAATGGCAGCCGGTGTTTGAACAATACCGGGCCGTGCTGGTCCAATTGCCCGAGGTCTTCTCAGAAGAAATCCAACCGCCTGCACGCCTGCGACAGCAACTGCTCCAGGCATCCGTCCGGCAAGCTCCTCTATCTGGCAAGTTCTGGTTATGGGGGAGTACTGCCGCCGCTGCGGTACTGATACTGTTCCTGGGCGTCAATAATTACCGGCTCCAGCACAAGTTAACCGCGCTTGAGTTTCAGCTTGCTCAATCCCGCAAGGAGATGGCCCTTTTGCGCCAGAGCGACCTTCAGCAAATCCAGCTCGTCGCGACCAGCACCAAGGTTCCCGCTTCAGGCTTCGTGCTGTTGAGTTCTAGCAGTACCCAGGTACTGCTGCAAGTAGAACATCTGCCTGCTGCCCCATCAGGCAAAGTTTATCGTCTCTGGGCTATCGTGAATGGCAAGCGCGAGAACTGCGGACAGTTCACCCCTGAGCGCAATGGACATGTCTTTATGTTGCTGCCTGCCGACGCAAACTTACATAAAGCCACCCTAGAGGTCACCCTTGAATCAGAATATGCCCCCGAAGCCGTGGGAGCAGCTATTCTCAGCAGCCATACCTGA
- a CDS encoding lactonase family protein: MKRRSFASLVLLATLLLDTSSIPAALAHELESAGVVYTQSNAPSPNDNAILAYRRDNKGQLTPLSSSPFRTGGAGIGDPLFSMFVNASSDQEVVINPEHTRLFAVNSGSNTIAAFDIRPDGSLKAVKGSPFPSGGISPVSIALAGDFLYVVNKNTDPQNSPNEAVGTVPNYTGFRITPQGKLIPIPNSTISLPNFSIPTQALVSPDQKFLFGGEAVSGVLHSFKIQPNGRLLEAPNSPQLLPVAGVPALPANPLGLQVHPTQPLVYVGLPLLNKLAVYRYDQETGELTFLKTVDNSGRTICWLVVNRAGTRLYSSNTAEKSLSVYDLTDPETPVEIQKVIVAGGGGLTNLTLEQTNEAFLQVLSTRVMPGLPAGESNELHTFTVNPDGTLSTLPTATIPLGVADEVVPKGIAAP; the protein is encoded by the coding sequence ATGAAACGCCGTTCTTTCGCGAGCCTCGTGCTTCTTGCCACACTACTGTTAGATACCTCTTCCATCCCTGCGGCCTTGGCTCATGAGCTTGAGTCTGCGGGTGTTGTCTATACCCAGAGCAATGCTCCTTCCCCCAACGACAATGCGATTCTGGCCTACCGTCGGGACAATAAAGGCCAACTCACGCCTTTATCCAGTTCCCCCTTTCGTACGGGCGGGGCGGGCATTGGCGATCCCCTGTTTAGTATGTTTGTGAATGCTTCTTCCGACCAAGAAGTAGTCATCAATCCCGAGCACACCCGACTGTTTGCAGTCAACTCTGGCTCCAATACGATTGCAGCCTTTGACATTCGGCCCGATGGTAGCCTTAAGGCAGTCAAGGGTTCCCCTTTTCCTTCTGGTGGGATCAGTCCGGTGAGTATTGCTTTGGCAGGTGATTTTCTTTACGTGGTCAATAAGAACACCGACCCACAAAACTCCCCCAACGAAGCCGTAGGGACTGTGCCCAACTACACAGGCTTTCGCATCACGCCTCAGGGCAAACTCATCCCTATCCCTAACAGCACCATCTCCCTCCCCAATTTCAGTATCCCGACTCAAGCCCTAGTCTCCCCGGACCAAAAGTTCCTCTTTGGTGGGGAGGCTGTAAGTGGTGTCCTCCATTCCTTTAAGATCCAACCTAACGGGCGACTCCTCGAAGCGCCAAACTCGCCGCAACTCCTACCGGTTGCGGGAGTACCTGCTCTACCTGCTAATCCCCTCGGACTCCAAGTCCACCCGACCCAGCCCTTAGTCTATGTGGGCTTGCCTTTGCTCAACAAACTGGCTGTATATCGCTATGACCAGGAAACCGGGGAACTCACCTTCCTCAAAACCGTAGATAATTCCGGTCGAACCATCTGCTGGCTTGTGGTCAACAGGGCAGGGACGCGGCTCTACTCCTCTAACACAGCGGAAAAGAGCCTTTCGGTCTATGACTTGACGGACCCTGAGACGCCCGTAGAAATTCAGAAAGTTATTGTTGCCGGGGGTGGGGGGCTGACGAACCTTACGCTCGAGCAGACCAATGAAGCGTTCTTGCAGGTGCTATCGACCCGTGTCATGCCGGGACTGCCTGCCGGTGAGAGCAATGAACTACACACCTTCACCGTGAATCCAGACGGTACCTTGTCTACGCTCCCCACCGCGACTATTCCGTTGGGGGTGGCTGACGAGGTGGTGCCCAAAGGGATTGCTGCTCCGTAG